A single Melopsittacus undulatus isolate bMelUnd1 chromosome 28 unlocalized genomic scaffold, bMelUnd1.mat.Z SUPER_28_unloc_2, whole genome shotgun sequence DNA region contains:
- the DAXX gene encoding death domain-associated protein 6 yields the protein MRGPPPAPPTPPGSGDPPGTPPSGGGGREGGYKEENERLFGEFLALCTPLTSDHPEVLPFLCSRHHKTSSGFLASAELRNVLSRCLRRVRRRHAKVYVYINELCTTLKAHSLRRKLPLQPAPGPPPSAQPAPEPPPAPSSPPGAATGSKRQIRYLENLLRVYTGEIRRLQERELDLAELDSEDSAYLQESRLKRRMMRIFGRLCQLKRCSSLTGRVLEQRIPYRGTRYPEVNRRIERFINRPDAFPDYSDILKVIQKANARHRLGLARRHMESMAQDAFREVGNRLQERRHLDLVYNFGSHLTDQYRPGTDPALMDPELAKRLRRNRTMALSRLDQVISHYAQLQDESEEEERGRKRRRGTPGKSQPREEEEEEETEEETEEEEEEDEEEEGEEGDSSDGSHGKREEADEGDPMELNAPHGRDEDDEGATSKPIIPYGSPKGDPIELNTPHGSGEDDEGAASKPIIPYGSPKGDPIELNAPHGRDEDDEGAASKPSIPYGSPKGDPMELSAPHGKGGEDDEGATSKPIIPYGSPKGDPIELNAPHGRDEDDEGAASKPSIPYGSPKGDPMELNTPP from the exons ATGaggggcccccccccggccccccccaccccccccgg CAGTGGGGACCCCCCCGGGACCCCCCcgagtgggggggggggcagagaggGGGGGTACAAGGAGGAGAATGAGCGGCTCTTTGGAGAG tTCCTGGCCCTGTGCACCCCGCTGACATCCGACCACCCCGAGGTGCTCCCGTTCCTGTGCTCCCGGCACCACAAAACCAGCTCCGGTTTCCTGGCCTCCGCTGAGCTCCGGAACGTGCTGAGCCGCTGCCTGCGGCGCGTGCGCCGGCGCCACGCCAAGGTCTACGTGTACATCAATGAGCTCTGCACCACGCTCAAGGCTCACTCCCTGCGCCGCAAGCTCCCGCTACAACcggcccccggcccccccccctcGGCGCAGCCGGCGCCGGAGCCGCCACCGGCTCCGTCCTCCCCTCCCGGCGCCGCCACCGGCTCCAAGCGGCAGATCCGCTACCTGGAGAACCTGCTGCGCGTGTACACGGGGGAGATCCGGCGCCTGCAGGAGCGCGAGCTGGACCTGGCCGAGCTGGACAGCGAGGACTCGGCCTACCTGCAGGAGAGCCGGCTCAAGCGCCGCATGATGCGCATCTTCGGGCGCCTGTGCCAGCTCAAGCGCTGCAGCAGCCTGACCGGGCGGGTGCTGGAGCAGCGCATCCCCTACCGCGGCACCCGCTACCCGGAGGTCAACCGGCGCATCGAGCGCTTCATCAACCGCCCCGACGCCTTCCCCGACTACAGCGACATCCTCAAGGTCATCCAGAAGGCCAACGCGCGGCACCGCCTGGGGCTGGCGCGGAGGCACATGGAGAGCATGGCTCAAGATGCCTTCCGGGAGGTGGGCAACCGCCTGCAGGAGAGGAGGCATCTGGACCTGGTCTACAACTTCGGGAGTCACCTGACGGATCAGTACCGGCctg GCACGGACCCGGCTCTGATGGACCCGGAGCTGGCCAAGAGGCTCCGGCGCAACAGGACCATGGCTCTGAGCCGCCTGGACCAGGTCATCTCCCACTATGCCCAGTTACAGGATGagagtgaggaggaggagaggggcaggaagCGGCGCCGG GGCACCCCAGGGAAGAGCCAGcccagggaggaagaggaagaggaggagacagaggaagagacagaggaggaagaggaggaggatgaggaggaggagggggaggaaggggacagCTCCGATGGCTCCCATGGCAAGAGGGAGGAGGCGGATGAAGGGGACCCCATGGAGCTCAATGCCCCCCATGgaagggatgaggatgatgaaGGTGCCACCTCCAAGCCCATCATCCCCTATGGGAGCCCCAAAGGGGACCCTATAGAGCTCAACACCCCCCATGGAAGCGGGGAGGATGATGAAGGTGCCGCTTCCAAGCCCATTATTCCCTATGGAAGCCCCAAAGGGGACCCTATAGAGCTCAATGCCCCCCATGgaagggatgaggatgatgaaGGTGCCGCTTCCAAGCCCTCCATCCCCTATGGAAGCCCCAAAGGGGACCCTATGGAGCTCAGTGCCCCCCATGGCAAAGGGGGTGAGGATGATGAAGGTGCCACCTCCAAGCCCATCATTCCCTATGGGAGCCCCAAAGGGGACCCTATAGAGCTCAATGCCCCCCATGGAAGGGATGAGGATGACGAAGGTGCCGCTTCCAAGCCCTCCATCCCCTATGGAAGCCCCAAAGGGGACCCTATGGAGCTCAACACCCCCCCATAG
- the CUTA gene encoding protein CutA, whose product MTSREGRGLSVTRAAGAGRGRGQPGHVGAAAERRVRRRDGTAPALPHMKLALGALALVSVTLTLQGLGRRLLSMASSPPRDPPRDPPADPYDPGSVSAAFVTCPNETVAKELARAMVEQKLAACVNVLPHVTSIYTWKGKLEEDNEVLLMIKTRSSRIPALTQFIRSMHPYEVAEVVAVPVAQGNPPYLQWVQESVPP is encoded by the exons ATGACGTCAcgagaggggcggggcctgtCGGTGACGCGCGCGGCgggggcggggagggggcggggccagccGGGTCACGTGGGGGCGGCCGCCGAGCGGCGCGTGCGGCGGCGG GACGGGACAGCACCGGCTCTGCCCCACATGAAGTTGGCCCTGGGG GCGCTGGCGCTGGTGTCGGTGACGCTGACGCTGCAGGGCCTGGGCCGGCGCCTGctctccatggcctcctcccccccccgtgaccccccccgtgacccccccGCTGACCCCTACGACCCCGGCTCCGTCTCCGCCGCCTTCGTCACGTGCCCCAATGAGACCGTGGCCAAGGAGCTGGCCAG GGCCATGGTGGAGCAGAAGTTGGCGGCTTGTGTGAACGTCCTGCCCCACGTGACCTCCAT TTACACCTGGAAGGGGAAGCTGGAGGAGGACAATGAGGTCCTGCTG atgaTCAAGACCCGGAGCTCCCGCATCCCAGCATTGACCCAGTTCATCCG GTCAATGCATCCCTATGAGGTGGCCGAGGTGGTGGCCGTGCCGGTGGCACAGGGGAACCCCCCCTACCTGCAATGGGTGCAGGAGAGTGtccccccctga
- the PHF1 gene encoding PHD finger protein 1: MATAPSPPRPPRCPPRYWEGQDVLARWTDGLLYLGTIKKVDPGRCGCLVQFEDNSQFLVLWKDISPAAVPGEDQSCCVCSSRVLSPQNLLVTCSKCGHAYHQQCHLPPAPPGAPWMCRRCVFAVATKVSPGGGGGGGALKKGPHAKAMLSMKVVLPYQLKALEWDPPHLANRQQCYCYCGGPGEWNLKMLQCRGCSQWFHEACTQCLSKPLLYGDRFYVFECCVCTGGAESVRRLPLRWVDVAHLLLYHLSVCCKKKYFDLEREILPFANANWDALLLGQLAETPKGERYGMLLGALSAHKDRFISGREIKKRKGLFGLHSRDPPPGAPHIYGGIPPPGSHHQQKGGSRRRPPPRRTQGPPGGSYNFRRTEARCPPSAPIRMFASFHPSANTAPSLSSSPDPESRDSPEPRPPRRKGS, translated from the exons ATGGCAACGGCACCGTCCCCCCCGCgccccccccgctgccccccccgcTATTGGGAGGGTCAGGACGTCCTGGCCCGTTGGACCGACGGCCTCCTCTACCTGGGCACCATCAAAAAG GTGGATCCCGGTCGCTGTGGATGCTTGGTCCAGTTTGAGGACAATTCCCAGTTCCTGGTGCTATGGAAGGACATCAGCCCag ctgcagtcCCAGGTGAGGACCAATCCTGCTGCGTCTGCTCCAGTCGGGTCCTGAGCCCCCagaacctgctggtcacatgcTCCAAGTGCGGCCACG CCTACCACCAGCAGTGTCACCTCCCGCCTGCGCCGCCAGGGGCGCCCTGGATGTGCCGTCGCTGCGTGTTTGCCGTCGCTACCAAAGTgagcccgggggggggggg CGGGGGGGGGGCCCTCAAGAAGGGCCCCCATGCCAAGGCCATGCTGAGCATGAAGGTGGTGCTGCCCTATCAGCTGAAGGCTTTGgaatgggaccccccccactTAGCCAATCGGCAGCAGTGTTACTGCTATTGTGGGGGGCCTGGAGA GTGGAACCTGAAGATGCTCCAGTGCCGAGGATGCTCCCAATGGTTCCATGAGGCTTGTACCCAGTGCTTGAGCAAGCCCCTGCTCTATGGGGACCG GTTCTATGTCTTCGAGTGCTGTGTCTGCACCGGGGGGGCTGAGAGCGTCCGGAGGCTGCCACTGCGCTG GGTGGATGTGGCGCATCTCCTCCTCTATCACCTGAGCGTGTGCTGTAAGAAGAAGTACTTTGACCTGGAGCGTGAGATCCTCCCCTTTGCCAATGCCAATTGGGATGCGCTGCTGCTGGGACAG CTGGCGGAGACCCCCAAAGGGGAGCGctatgggatgctgctgggggcGCTCAGTGCCCATAAGGACAG gtTCATCTCAGGGCGTGAGATCAAGAAGCGCAAAGGTCTCTTCGGGCTCCACtcccgggaccccccccccggtgccccccacatctatggggggATCCCCCCCCCCGGATCCCATCACCAG cagaaagggGGGTCCCGCCGGAGACCCCCCCCACGCCGGACCCAG ggacCCCCCGGTGGCTCCTACAACTTCAGAAGGACCGAGGCGCGGTGCCCCCCCAg CGCCCCCATCCGGATGTTCGCGTCCTTCCACCCATCGGCCAACACGGCCCCAAGCCTCAG CTCCAGCCCGGACCCCGAGAGCCGCGACAGCCCCGAGCCCCGCCCCCCGCGGcgcaa GGGCTCTTGA